A region of Streptomyces sp. NBC_01788 DNA encodes the following proteins:
- a CDS encoding BON domain-containing protein produces the protein MPVTDRKGRLVGVVRRDDALLQALIRDDAGIQTEVQARIEACCPPADRETVHVTVHGGIVELTGRLLSATMARLVAQVEEIADGVEVKNLLTTT, from the coding sequence ATGCCCGTCACCGATCGCAAGGGCCGTCTGGTGGGCGTCGTGCGCCGTGACGACGCGCTGCTGCAGGCGCTGATCAGGGACGATGCCGGCATCCAGACGGAGGTGCAGGCCAGGATCGAAGCCTGCTGTCCCCCGGCAGACCGGGAGACCGTGCACGTGACCGTGCACGGCGGCATCGTGGAGCTGACCGGGCGGCTGCTCTCGGCGACGATGGCCCGGCTGGTGGCCCAGGTCGAGGAGATCGCCGACGGCGTCGAGGTGAAGAACCTGCTCACCACCACCTGA
- a CDS encoding V-type ATPase 116kDa subunit family protein has product MPWSEAVTPVRMRRVAVVVPQVALRETLVRIAEAGCVELDRAEEAAPGAATVRLQRLRGRGTTAGPESAAPAVLATAAPDLDLLEQRGSIALLAGEAQLEERAEGAVRRGEVAALAGWCPAAEVPRVAGRLTSAGGALLPLPSPRGTDPPTLLRPGRTVSFTPLVTTYGTPAYADLDPSWPAGLAYVAMFGIMFGDVGHGALLLLGALALRLRWPRRWARLGRLWPFLAGAGVASMLAGAAYGEFFGPTGLLPVLWLSPLEDPTRLLAAAVAIGAGLLALAHAAGAVNRVREGGWGTGLYAASGCAGLLFYLGLALAAAGLLLHLRAPAAAGGALAVAGLALVASGLFRATAGGGAGLAETVVRLFDVLVRTGTNTLSFARLAAFGLTHAALAGLVWHGATALAGRGAIGVAGAALLFVVGTAVSFGLEALVAGVQALRLEFYELFSRLFETEGRPFRPWHVSPAEPADPATKVIPCSPG; this is encoded by the coding sequence ATGCCCTGGTCTGAGGCGGTGACGCCGGTCCGGATGCGCCGTGTGGCGGTGGTCGTGCCGCAAGTGGCCCTGCGGGAAACACTCGTGCGAATCGCCGAAGCCGGCTGCGTGGAACTGGACCGCGCCGAGGAGGCTGCCCCGGGAGCGGCGACCGTGCGGCTGCAGCGGTTGCGCGGACGGGGAACGACCGCCGGACCCGAGAGCGCCGCTCCAGCTGTTCTGGCCACCGCCGCGCCCGATCTCGATCTGCTCGAACAGCGGGGCAGTATCGCTCTGCTGGCGGGCGAGGCCCAGTTGGAGGAGCGTGCGGAAGGCGCCGTACGGCGTGGGGAGGTCGCCGCGCTGGCCGGGTGGTGCCCGGCCGCCGAGGTACCCCGCGTCGCGGGGCGGCTGACCTCCGCGGGCGGTGCGCTGCTGCCGCTGCCCTCCCCGCGCGGAACCGATCCCCCGACATTGCTGCGGCCGGGCCGGACCGTCTCCTTCACCCCGCTGGTGACGACATACGGCACGCCCGCCTACGCGGACCTCGACCCCTCGTGGCCCGCGGGCCTCGCCTACGTCGCGATGTTCGGGATCATGTTCGGTGACGTGGGGCACGGGGCGCTGCTGCTGCTCGGCGCGCTCGCCTTGCGCCTCAGGTGGCCCCGGCGGTGGGCCCGGCTGGGCAGGTTGTGGCCCTTCCTGGCGGGCGCGGGAGTCGCCTCCATGCTCGCGGGCGCCGCCTACGGCGAGTTCTTCGGGCCCACCGGGCTACTGCCGGTGCTGTGGCTGAGCCCGCTGGAGGATCCCACCCGTCTACTGGCCGCCGCCGTGGCCATCGGGGCCGGTCTCCTGGCGCTCGCGCACGCCGCCGGCGCGGTGAACCGCGTGCGTGAGGGCGGCTGGGGCACAGGACTGTACGCAGCATCCGGTTGTGCCGGACTGCTGTTCTATCTGGGGCTCGCTCTGGCCGCGGCGGGCCTGCTGCTGCATCTGCGGGCCCCGGCCGCCGCCGGGGGTGCCCTTGCCGTGGCCGGGCTGGCGCTGGTGGCGTCGGGCTTGTTCCGGGCCACGGCGGGCGGCGGCGCGGGACTCGCCGAGACGGTGGTGCGGCTGTTCGACGTCCTCGTGCGCACCGGCACCAACACCCTGTCGTTCGCCCGGCTCGCGGCGTTCGGCCTCACCCATGCCGCGCTCGCAGGCCTGGTGTGGCATGGCGCCACAGCCCTGGCAGGGCGTGGCGCCATCGGAGTCGCGGGCGCCGCCCTGCTGTTCGTCGTGGGCACGGCCGTCTCCTTCGGCCTGGAGGCCCTGGTGGCCGGTGTGCAGGCCCTGCGGCTGGAGTTCTACGAACTCTTCTCCCGGCTCTTCGAGACGGAAGGCCGACCGTTCCGTCCCTGGCACGTTTCCCCAGCGGAACCTGCCGACCCCGCTACGAAGGTGATCCCATGCTCACCTGGCTGA
- a CDS encoding bifunctional acetate--CoA ligase family protein/GNAT family N-acetyltransferase, whose protein sequence is MTGIHEAPVHALLADGTTVRIRRAGPADHDDVLRLYEEMSPENRRLRFFFVSPTSARQAADRVAAGKRPEYCALAAECLGRLVGLAEYEILQSSSTAEIAVAVADGWHHRGVATLLLEHLADAARAAGVTAFTADALAANHDVLKVFHDLGLRVTRRFEGPEVHCTVQLTEDEAYLSAVEARARAADVISLQPLLRPGAVAVIGAGRTPESVGRAILRNIRNGSFTGRLFAVHPEAEAIIGVCTYRSVSELPQVPDLAVIAIPAEAAFGVAEECGKAGVRALLVVSAGLDTHQSGALVSTCRRYGMRLVGPNCLGLANTEDGIRLDATFAAHHPGPGTAGVAVQSGGVGIALLDGLARLGIGVSTFVSLGDKYDVSSNDMLQWWEGDGHTDLALLHLESFGNPRAFSRTARRVARSMPVLTVDAGRSEAGRRAAASHTAAAAAPTVTRQALFTQAGITATRTVGELLDTAALLHSQPLPAGTKVAIVSNAGGVGVLAADACADAGLVVPALDADLADELLDLLPEEATVTNPVDVTASVGEEQLKVCIGLLARHGAVDAVLVSLVPTAVAAATGEDLVRALTTAPLPRPVVAVLPAQSARVQLLPTVDEGSVPAYSDAEDAVRALAHAAAHACWLSRPAGVVPELPDVSTGRARELVSSFLDGNPEGGWLDPQTTAALLDCYGIPQISWAWARDEKEAVAAAQRLMGPDGRIVMKAYWPGLVHKSEQHAVHLDLRNVSQIEAAHRDLVSRFGDQMTGVVVQPLAERGTELFAGVVQDDVFGPLVVFGLGGTATELLADHAARLAPLTDLDAHDLLTSPRCSPLLFGYAGNPAADPDRLEHLLHRLSRMASDLPQLAEADLNPVLAGPHSVTSLDARVRLVPRRAHDPYLRRLL, encoded by the coding sequence ATGACCGGCATCCATGAGGCTCCCGTGCACGCCCTGCTGGCCGACGGCACCACCGTACGGATACGGCGGGCAGGCCCGGCCGACCATGACGACGTTCTGCGGCTGTACGAGGAGATGTCGCCGGAGAACCGTCGGCTCCGGTTCTTCTTCGTCAGTCCGACCTCCGCCCGGCAGGCGGCCGACCGGGTGGCCGCAGGGAAGCGACCCGAATACTGCGCGCTGGCTGCCGAATGCCTTGGGCGTCTGGTGGGCCTGGCCGAGTACGAGATCCTGCAGTCGAGCAGCACCGCCGAGATCGCGGTGGCTGTCGCCGACGGCTGGCATCACCGGGGTGTGGCCACGCTGCTGCTGGAACACCTTGCGGACGCCGCCCGCGCGGCCGGCGTCACAGCGTTCACCGCCGACGCCTTGGCCGCGAACCACGACGTTCTCAAGGTCTTCCACGATCTCGGATTGCGCGTCACCCGCCGCTTCGAAGGTCCAGAAGTCCACTGCACCGTGCAACTCACCGAGGATGAAGCGTATTTGAGTGCCGTCGAGGCCCGTGCCCGGGCCGCCGACGTCATCAGCCTGCAGCCTCTGCTGCGCCCAGGTGCCGTCGCGGTGATCGGTGCGGGCCGCACGCCAGAATCGGTCGGGCGCGCGATCCTGCGGAACATCCGCAACGGCTCTTTCACCGGGCGGCTGTTCGCCGTGCATCCGGAGGCCGAAGCGATCATTGGAGTGTGCACCTACCGGTCCGTCTCCGAGCTGCCGCAGGTGCCCGACCTGGCGGTGATCGCCATCCCTGCCGAGGCCGCTTTCGGGGTGGCCGAGGAGTGCGGGAAGGCGGGCGTGAGGGCCTTGCTCGTCGTGTCCGCCGGGCTGGACACTCATCAGTCCGGGGCCTTGGTCAGCACTTGCCGGCGCTACGGCATGCGGTTGGTCGGCCCGAACTGCCTGGGTCTGGCCAACACCGAGGACGGCATCCGTCTCGACGCCACCTTCGCCGCGCACCACCCCGGGCCCGGTACCGCCGGAGTAGCCGTGCAGTCCGGTGGAGTGGGCATCGCGCTGTTGGACGGACTGGCCCGGCTCGGTATCGGCGTGTCCACCTTCGTCTCGCTCGGCGACAAGTACGACGTGAGCAGTAACGACATGCTCCAGTGGTGGGAGGGCGACGGGCACACCGACCTGGCACTGCTGCACCTGGAGTCCTTCGGCAATCCCCGTGCCTTCTCTCGCACCGCCCGCCGGGTGGCCCGATCGATGCCGGTGCTGACCGTGGACGCCGGCCGATCGGAGGCCGGACGGCGTGCCGCCGCTTCGCACACTGCGGCAGCGGCCGCCCCGACCGTGACCAGGCAGGCCCTGTTCACCCAGGCCGGCATCACCGCTACCCGTACGGTCGGCGAGCTCCTCGACACTGCCGCCCTGCTGCATTCCCAGCCGCTGCCCGCCGGCACGAAGGTCGCTATCGTCAGCAACGCGGGCGGAGTGGGCGTTCTGGCCGCTGATGCCTGCGCCGATGCCGGACTGGTCGTCCCGGCGCTCGACGCCGACCTGGCGGACGAGCTCCTCGACCTACTGCCCGAAGAAGCCACCGTCACCAACCCTGTAGACGTCACAGCCTCCGTGGGAGAGGAGCAATTGAAGGTGTGCATCGGCCTTCTGGCACGGCATGGCGCCGTCGACGCCGTCCTTGTGAGCCTGGTCCCCACGGCGGTCGCCGCGGCCACGGGCGAGGACCTGGTGCGCGCCCTGACCACCGCACCGCTGCCGCGTCCGGTCGTCGCGGTGCTGCCCGCACAGTCGGCCCGGGTTCAACTGCTACCGACCGTCGACGAGGGTAGCGTGCCCGCGTACTCCGACGCCGAGGACGCCGTCCGCGCCCTGGCTCACGCCGCCGCCCATGCCTGCTGGCTGAGTAGGCCTGCCGGCGTCGTCCCGGAACTGCCGGACGTGTCGACCGGGCGGGCGCGTGAACTGGTCTCCAGCTTTTTGGACGGCAACCCGGAGGGCGGCTGGCTAGACCCGCAGACGACCGCCGCGCTCCTCGATTGCTACGGCATTCCGCAGATTTCCTGGGCATGGGCCCGGGACGAGAAGGAGGCGGTCGCCGCTGCCCAGCGGCTCATGGGTCCTGACGGGCGCATCGTCATGAAGGCTTACTGGCCGGGTCTGGTGCACAAGAGCGAGCAGCACGCCGTCCACCTCGATCTGCGGAACGTTTCCCAGATCGAGGCTGCCCACCGAGACCTTGTCAGCCGGTTCGGCGATCAGATGACCGGCGTGGTGGTGCAGCCACTCGCCGAACGCGGCACCGAGCTGTTCGCCGGTGTGGTCCAGGACGACGTCTTCGGGCCGCTCGTCGTCTTCGGCCTGGGTGGTACGGCGACCGAACTGCTCGCCGACCACGCCGCCCGGCTCGCGCCGCTGACCGACCTCGACGCGCACGACCTGCTCACTTCCCCACGATGCTCCCCGCTGCTGTTCGGCTATGCCGGCAACCCCGCCGCCGACCCCGACCGGCTGGAACACCTCCTGCATCGCCTATCCCGGATGGCCTCGGACCTCCCCCAGCTGGCAGAGGCCGACCTCAACCCGGTGCTGGCCGGGCCGCACAGCGTCACTAGCCTCGACGCCCGCGTACGGCTCGTCCCACGCCGAGCCCACGACCCGTACCTGCGCCGACTGCTCTGA
- a CDS encoding Crp/Fnr family transcriptional regulator, with translation MTAATTMITALEPVHRERLMRLAREVSFDTGTRLFEEGRPADRFWIVRTGTIALDLHVPGRRPAVIETLGHGELVGWSWHFPPHTWHLGAAAMSPVRAWEFDAEAVRATCAEDAEFGRAVAVWVGRVVAQRLHATRIRLLDLYAPFGSGGLA, from the coding sequence ATGACCGCCGCCACCACCATGATCACGGCTCTTGAGCCCGTACACCGCGAACGGCTGATGCGCCTTGCTCGTGAGGTCTCCTTCGACACCGGCACCCGCCTGTTCGAGGAGGGCCGCCCCGCTGATCGCTTTTGGATCGTGCGTACCGGCACCATCGCCCTCGACCTGCACGTGCCCGGCCGCCGCCCCGCCGTCATCGAGACGCTGGGACACGGCGAACTGGTCGGCTGGTCCTGGCACTTTCCGCCGCACACCTGGCACCTGGGTGCCGCGGCGATGAGCCCGGTGCGGGCCTGGGAGTTCGACGCCGAGGCGGTGCGCGCGACATGCGCGGAGGACGCCGAGTTCGGCCGAGCCGTAGCGGTATGGGTCGGACGTGTGGTCGCGCAGCGCCTGCATGCCACACGCATTCGGCTGCTCGACCTCTACGCCCCCTTCGGCAGCGGAGGTCTGGCGTGA
- a CDS encoding ATP synthase subunit C: MLTWLIVLPVLVAVLGAVRLLRRRRTKHAFRWLLATNLALLGGAFAVLATALAGPAQASTQAAAHGGVNGSALIGAAIAVAGASIGAAIAVAYTGAAALAALSERPEMFGRAMVIVGLAEGIAVYGLVVAILLIGKA, translated from the coding sequence ATGCTCACCTGGCTGATCGTCCTGCCGGTCCTGGTCGCGGTGCTCGGCGCCGTCCGGCTGCTGCGGCGACGCCGGACCAAACACGCCTTCCGCTGGCTGCTCGCCACGAACCTCGCCCTGCTGGGCGGCGCCTTCGCCGTCCTCGCCACGGCACTGGCGGGCCCCGCGCAGGCCTCGACGCAGGCCGCCGCGCACGGCGGAGTCAACGGATCCGCCTTGATCGGGGCGGCCATCGCGGTGGCCGGCGCGTCGATAGGAGCCGCGATCGCCGTCGCCTACACGGGAGCCGCGGCGCTGGCCGCGCTGAGCGAACGACCGGAGATGTTCGGCCGGGCGATGGTCATCGTCGGCCTGGCGGAGGGCATCGCCGTGTACGGGCTGGTGGTCGCGATCCTGCTGATCGGAAAGGCCTGA
- a CDS encoding ABC transporter permease: MFVAWRDLKFAKGRFALMGTVIVLITLLVGLLSGLTAGLGRQNISAITGLPADKIAFQDPAGGQDLSYANSTVTQKQWQQWSKAPGVESAEPLGITTTKATAGDNSTAVSVFGIQAGSRLAPDSSKIDDQSVVLSTAAADHLGVKTGDSLTLAGQQLKVAAVRGDAYFSHTPVIWTSLDVWYKSAPPTGGGDGPTATVIVLSTTSGADVAATDQQAGTKTVSTDDSLSAIGSYTSENGSLQLMRGFLFAISALVIGAFFTVWTIQRSGDVAVLKALGASTAGLLKDALGQAVVLLAGGTLIGTGIAAGLGALVAGSAVPFVLTPGTILIPAAVMIALGALGAALSILRITSVDPLTALGSTR, translated from the coding sequence GTGTTCGTCGCCTGGAGAGATCTCAAGTTCGCCAAGGGGCGCTTCGCCCTGATGGGAACCGTCATCGTGCTGATCACCCTTCTGGTCGGGCTGCTGTCCGGGCTGACGGCCGGACTGGGCCGGCAGAACATCTCGGCGATCACGGGATTGCCTGCCGATAAGATCGCCTTCCAAGATCCCGCCGGTGGTCAGGATCTGTCGTATGCCAACTCCACCGTCACCCAAAAGCAGTGGCAGCAGTGGTCCAAGGCCCCCGGCGTCGAAAGCGCCGAACCGCTGGGGATCACCACCACCAAGGCCACCGCCGGGGACAACAGCACCGCCGTCTCCGTCTTCGGCATCCAGGCCGGCTCCCGCCTCGCCCCGGACAGCAGCAAGATCGACGACCAGTCGGTGGTGCTGTCCACCGCGGCCGCCGACCACCTCGGTGTGAAGACCGGCGACTCCCTCACCCTGGCCGGACAGCAGCTGAAGGTGGCCGCGGTGCGGGGCGACGCCTACTTCAGCCACACCCCGGTCATCTGGACCAGCCTTGATGTCTGGTACAAGAGCGCGCCGCCCACCGGCGGCGGTGACGGACCGACCGCCACCGTGATCGTCCTGAGCACCACCTCGGGGGCCGATGTGGCGGCCACCGACCAGCAGGCCGGTACCAAGACCGTCTCCACCGACGACTCGCTGTCCGCGATCGGCTCCTACACCTCCGAGAACGGCTCCCTGCAGCTGATGCGCGGCTTCCTGTTCGCCATCTCCGCCCTGGTCATCGGGGCCTTCTTCACCGTCTGGACCATCCAGCGCAGCGGCGACGTCGCCGTCCTGAAGGCCCTGGGCGCCTCCACTGCCGGCTTGCTCAAGGACGCCCTCGGCCAGGCCGTGGTCCTGCTCGCCGGCGGCACTTTGATCGGTACCGGCATCGCCGCCGGCCTGGGAGCCCTCGTCGCCGGCAGTGCCGTGCCGTTCGTCCTCACCCCCGGCACCATCCTGATCCCGGCCGCGGTGATGATCGCCCTCGGCGCCCTCGGAGCCGCTCTGTCCATCCTCCGCATCACCTCCGTCGACCCGCTGACCGCCCTGGGGAGCACCCGATGA
- a CDS encoding CBS domain-containing protein — translation MYGTSYVVSDVMTHTVAAVGPRAPFKEIVQLMQDWQVSALPVIEGEGRVVGVVSEADLLPKEELRDSPDAGCLQRRQPVNLAKAGGLTAGEVMSSPAITVRADATLSEAARIMARERVKRLPVVDDTGLLAGVVSRVDLLKVFLRGDEEIAEEVRREVVSYLFLLPSSAVQVDVHDGVVTLTGRIRDTALVPVAARLIRTVEGVVDVEFDLSPDSTTR, via the coding sequence ATGTACGGCACCTCGTACGTCGTCAGCGATGTCATGACTCACACAGTCGCCGCCGTCGGCCCTCGGGCCCCCTTCAAGGAGATCGTGCAGCTGATGCAGGACTGGCAGGTCAGCGCCCTGCCCGTGATCGAGGGTGAAGGCCGGGTAGTCGGTGTGGTCTCCGAGGCCGACCTGCTGCCCAAGGAGGAACTCCGGGACAGCCCCGACGCGGGCTGTCTCCAGCGGCGTCAGCCCGTCAACTTGGCGAAGGCCGGCGGCCTCACCGCAGGAGAAGTCATGTCCTCCCCCGCCATCACGGTCCGGGCCGACGCCACCCTCTCCGAGGCCGCGCGCATCATGGCGCGCGAGAGGGTCAAGAGGCTGCCGGTGGTGGACGACACCGGTCTGCTGGCGGGCGTCGTCAGCCGGGTCGACCTGCTCAAGGTCTTCCTGCGCGGTGACGAGGAAATCGCCGAGGAAGTGCGGCGCGAGGTCGTGTCGTACCTCTTCCTGCTGCCGTCGTCGGCCGTGCAGGTGGACGTGCACGACGGTGTCGTGACACTCACCGGCCGGATACGTGACACCGCCCTCGTCCCCGTCGCCGCACGGCTGATCAGGACCGTCGAAGGTGTGGTGGACGTGGAGTTCGACCTCTCGCCCGACAGTACGACGCGATAG
- a CDS encoding response regulator transcription factor — protein MTDDTPIRLLLADDHPVVRAGLRAVLETEPGLVVVAEAATAEDAVARAAEGDIDVVLMDLQFGKGMGGAEATAQITARPGAPRVVVVTTYDSDADTLPAIEAGATGYLLKDAPPEDLAAAVRTAAVGRTILAPTVAERLMNRLRTPGTALTRRETEVLSLVADGLSNQAISHRLHLTEGTVKSHLARTYTKLGVDSRTAAVATATDLGLIRR, from the coding sequence GTGACCGACGACACCCCCATCCGCCTCCTCTTGGCCGACGACCACCCCGTGGTCCGGGCCGGATTGCGCGCCGTGCTGGAAACCGAGCCCGGCCTCGTCGTCGTGGCCGAGGCCGCCACCGCCGAGGACGCCGTCGCCCGCGCCGCCGAGGGCGACATCGACGTCGTCCTCATGGACCTGCAGTTCGGGAAGGGCATGGGTGGCGCCGAGGCCACCGCCCAGATCACCGCGCGACCGGGTGCCCCCCGCGTCGTGGTCGTCACCACCTACGATTCCGACGCCGACACCCTGCCCGCCATCGAAGCCGGCGCCACCGGCTACCTCCTCAAGGACGCCCCGCCCGAAGACCTGGCCGCCGCCGTACGCACCGCCGCCGTCGGCCGCACCATCCTGGCCCCCACGGTCGCCGAGAGACTCATGAACCGGCTGCGCACGCCCGGCACCGCCCTGACCCGACGCGAGACCGAAGTCCTCTCCCTGGTCGCCGACGGCCTGTCCAACCAGGCCATCAGCCACCGTCTCCACCTCACCGAGGGCACCGTCAAATCCCATCTCGCCCGCACCTACACCAAACTGGGCGTCGACTCACGCACCGCCGCCGTCGCCACTGCCACCGACCTCGGCCTCATCCGCCGCTGA
- a CDS encoding CBS domain-containing protein, with product MDVPAASLREDLPYRDVARLLAREQVGALPVVDAEDHVVGGVSESDLPKRVAFDASGHRPGRIGRLRERGMHGKARGETVADLMTSPAITVLTGATVAEAAWLAAPAS from the coding sequence ATGGACGTGCCCGCCGCCTCTCTCCGCGAAGACTTGCCGTATCGCGACGTTGCCCGCTTGCTTGCACGCGAGCAGGTGGGCGCACTCCCGGTCGTGGACGCCGAGGACCATGTGGTCGGCGGTGTCTCGGAGTCCGATCTGCCAAAGAGGGTTGCCTTCGATGCCTCCGGTCACCGGCCCGGACGCATCGGCAGGCTGCGTGAGCGCGGCATGCACGGCAAGGCGCGTGGTGAGACGGTCGCCGACCTGATGACAAGCCCCGCGATCACGGTTCTGACCGGCGCGACAGTTGCCGAGGCTGCCTGGCTCGCTGCGCCGGCCAGTTGA
- a CDS encoding ABC transporter ATP-binding protein has product MSLKLTDITLTYPDGDTRLTALDNVNLEVPQGSLTAVVGPSGSGKSSLLAVAATLVTPDAGTVTIDGTSTAGLSRGELTDLRRHKTGIVFQQPNLLPSLTAAEQLQAMAQIDGRRPRTARNRAMELLDAVGLTDQASRRPHQLSGGQRQRINIARALMNDPTVLLVDEPTSALDHERGAAVIDLITRLTHQQATATVLVTHDRTHLTVVDQIAEVHDGRLTLLTAAH; this is encoded by the coding sequence ATGAGCCTCAAGCTGACCGACATCACCCTCACCTACCCCGACGGTGACACCCGCCTGACCGCCCTCGACAACGTCAACCTGGAGGTTCCCCAGGGCAGCCTGACTGCCGTGGTCGGCCCCTCCGGCTCCGGCAAGTCCAGTCTCCTGGCCGTCGCCGCCACCCTCGTCACGCCCGACGCCGGCACAGTCACCATCGACGGCACCTCCACCGCCGGCCTGAGCCGAGGCGAGCTGACCGACCTGCGCCGCCACAAGACCGGCATCGTCTTCCAGCAGCCCAACCTGCTGCCCTCCCTCACCGCCGCCGAACAGCTCCAGGCCATGGCCCAGATCGACGGCCGCAGGCCCCGCACCGCCCGAAACCGGGCCATGGAACTCCTCGACGCGGTCGGCCTGACGGACCAGGCCAGCCGCCGGCCCCACCAGCTCTCCGGCGGTCAGCGCCAGCGCATCAACATCGCCCGTGCCCTGATGAACGACCCCACCGTCCTCCTGGTCGACGAACCCACCAGCGCCCTCGACCACGAACGTGGCGCCGCTGTCATCGACCTGATCACCCGGCTCACCCACCAGCAGGCCACTGCCACCGTCCTGGTCACCCACGACCGCACCCACCTCACCGTCGTCGACCAGATCGCTGAAGTTCACGACGGAAGGCTTACTCTCCTGACAGCGGCCCACTGA
- a CDS encoding sensor histidine kinase, translating to MNAAAPILTPTTRALAWCLHLLVIGLLALAAARATADSEPHAGLTVAAAVLCAAVYAVGPVMPSVRRSRRAAALWLAAVGIVWLVLLALSPNAVWVAFPLYFLQLHLLSRRAALTAVVATAAAASAGFAAHQRAFSAAMAIGPALGAAVAVAVVWGYQALYRESEQRRRLIEELTATRADLAEVQHTAGVLAERERLAREIHDTLAQGLSSIQLLLRAAERVLPDRPDAATRHVEAARQAAVDNLAEARRFVAALTPPALEGTTLAHALDRLCTTTSTRHRITARFHLAGSPVPLATAHEVALLRIGQSALANTVRHAHATTAEITLSYLDDRIALHVVDDGTGFDPGRLPAPDLENGGFGLAAMRARMHALGGTLTIESTLGHGTALAARLPIVPPADTPPEARP from the coding sequence GTGAACGCCGCTGCCCCCATCCTGACCCCGACGACTCGGGCCCTGGCCTGGTGCCTGCACCTGCTGGTCATCGGCCTGCTCGCCCTGGCCGCCGCGCGGGCCACAGCTGACAGCGAGCCGCATGCCGGCCTGACGGTCGCCGCCGCAGTGCTGTGCGCTGCGGTGTACGCGGTCGGGCCAGTCATGCCCAGCGTCCGCCGATCCCGGCGGGCCGCCGCGCTGTGGCTGGCGGCTGTGGGCATCGTGTGGCTGGTGCTGCTGGCCCTGTCCCCCAACGCCGTATGGGTGGCGTTCCCGTTGTACTTCCTTCAGCTCCACCTGCTGTCGCGCCGCGCCGCGCTTACCGCTGTGGTTGCCACCGCGGCGGCGGCCAGCGCCGGCTTCGCCGCCCACCAGCGCGCCTTCAGCGCGGCCATGGCGATCGGACCCGCGCTCGGCGCCGCCGTCGCGGTCGCGGTGGTGTGGGGCTACCAGGCCCTTTACCGGGAGAGTGAACAGCGCAGGCGCCTGATCGAGGAGCTCACCGCCACGCGCGCCGACCTGGCCGAAGTCCAGCACACTGCCGGGGTACTGGCCGAACGTGAACGCCTGGCCCGCGAGATCCACGACACCCTCGCCCAGGGCTTGTCCAGCATCCAGCTGCTGCTGCGCGCCGCCGAACGCGTCCTGCCCGACCGCCCCGATGCCGCCACCCGCCATGTGGAGGCGGCCCGGCAAGCCGCGGTGGACAATCTCGCTGAAGCCCGCCGCTTCGTCGCTGCCCTCACCCCGCCCGCCTTGGAAGGCACCACCCTGGCCCACGCCCTGGACCGCCTGTGCACCACCACCAGCACGCGCCATCGGATCACCGCACGCTTCCACCTCGCAGGCTCCCCTGTCCCGCTGGCCACCGCGCACGAAGTCGCCCTTCTGCGCATCGGCCAGTCCGCCCTCGCCAACACCGTCCGCCACGCCCACGCCACTACCGCCGAGATCACCCTCAGCTACCTCGACGACCGCATCGCCCTACACGTCGTCGACGACGGCACCGGCTTCGATCCCGGCCGGCTGCCCGCCCCCGACCTCGAAAACGGCGGCTTCGGCCTGGCGGCCATGCGCGCCCGCATGCACGCCCTGGGAGGCACCCTGACCATCGAATCCACCCTCGGCCACGGCACCGCCCTGGCCGCCCGGCTCCCCATTGTCCCGCCCGCCGACACCCCGCCTGAGGCCCGCCCGTGA
- a CDS encoding CBS domain-containing protein: MDSSPHRVGDVMTRAVVAVGRKALFKDIVERMEQCKVSALPVLEGDGRVIGVVSEADLLPKEEFRDSDPDRFTQLRRLTDLAKAGAVSAEELMSTPAVTVHTDATLAEAARIMALRQVKRLPVVNTEGVLEGVVSRGDLLKVFLRPDNDLADEIRRDVVDVLFPAPIEPVHIMVTDGVATLTGRVGESARIPLATRMVRGVEGVVGVDCRLTAADAE; this comes from the coding sequence ATGGACAGCAGCCCGCACCGGGTTGGTGACGTGATGACGCGCGCCGTCGTAGCGGTGGGCCGCAAGGCTCTGTTCAAGGACATCGTCGAGCGCATGGAGCAGTGCAAGGTCAGTGCCCTTCCGGTACTGGAGGGCGACGGCCGAGTGATCGGGGTGGTCTCCGAGGCCGACCTGCTGCCCAAGGAGGAATTCCGGGACAGCGATCCCGACCGGTTCACCCAGCTGCGCCGACTGACCGACCTCGCCAAGGCTGGGGCGGTCTCCGCCGAGGAGCTGATGAGCACGCCGGCCGTCACCGTCCACACGGACGCCACGCTCGCCGAGGCGGCACGCATCATGGCCCTGCGGCAGGTCAAACGGCTGCCCGTGGTGAACACCGAGGGTGTACTCGAAGGCGTGGTCAGCCGTGGCGATCTGCTGAAGGTGTTCCTGCGCCCGGACAACGACCTTGCCGACGAGATCCGCCGTGACGTCGTCGACGTCCTCTTCCCGGCCCCGATCGAGCCCGTGCACATCATGGTGACCGACGGCGTCGCGACCCTGACCGGACGCGTCGGGGAGTCCGCTCGAATTCCGCTGGCCACGCGCATGGTCCGGGGTGTCGAAGGGGTCGTGGGCGTGGACTGCCGTCTCACCGCCGCCGATGCCGAATGA